One region of Candidatus Thermoplasmatota archaeon genomic DNA includes:
- a CDS encoding ABC-F family ATP-binding cassette domain-containing protein, translating to MRALVRTDGVTKAYGPQLVLDNAALQVLPGEKVALVGPNGSGKSTLFKLIAGELSPDLGTIEVPDDLRLGYMPQLATVPPATPVREVLSAPTPEVRRLARELAAIESRMGDPAFWEAPESSDVTTRYGDLQAQLATARAGAQPLTSPVLSDLGVAEEDFDKRFGDLSGGEKTKVLLARALAQHEQMDLLLLDEPTNHLDMETIEWVEELLVTTEAAVMLAAHDRYLLDNVATKVLEVDRRKVLEWTGNYTDYREQREALSRAWDAKRRKDRSEVERQLAIIEEIKRRNRYDAQAQSKARRLEKIRRGMSLDDEGPSAHKAFRLEFKAVSKRSIDVLAFDEVGKWFPGRTLFRGATFEILRGDKVALVGPNGSGKTTLLRMVVGEEKPSEGTIVLAPSAKVAYYDQEHEGLDPDRTLLEEVKTAKDKMGEAEARGLLGRFGFKGDDAFKKVASLSGGERARMALLKFIVSENNLLVLDEPTNHLDIESQEIVQQAIQEYPGTVLVVSHNRSFLDAVCNKVLLVAHHRVGLFSGNFSQTRTLQRMSEFAQAGKPRVYKVRKAFKDWERGARYSAGDAIRVTGGETQSFRRLLRWAEETGRVEEAA from the coding sequence ATGCGCGCGCTCGTCCGCACCGACGGCGTCACGAAGGCCTACGGCCCCCAGCTCGTGCTGGACAACGCGGCCTTGCAGGTCCTGCCGGGCGAGAAGGTGGCCCTCGTCGGACCCAACGGCAGCGGCAAGTCCACCCTCTTCAAGCTCATCGCCGGCGAGCTTTCGCCCGATCTTGGCACGATCGAAGTGCCCGACGACCTGCGCCTAGGCTACATGCCCCAGCTTGCGACCGTGCCGCCTGCCACGCCCGTGCGCGAGGTCCTGTCGGCGCCCACGCCCGAGGTCCGAAGGCTTGCGCGGGAGCTTGCCGCCATCGAGTCGCGCATGGGCGATCCCGCGTTCTGGGAGGCGCCCGAGTCCTCCGACGTGACGACCCGCTACGGCGATCTCCAGGCGCAGCTTGCCACCGCGCGGGCGGGCGCGCAACCGCTCACGTCGCCCGTCCTCTCGGATCTTGGCGTCGCGGAGGAAGATTTCGACAAGCGCTTTGGCGACCTCTCCGGGGGCGAGAAGACGAAGGTGCTTCTCGCCCGCGCGCTTGCCCAGCACGAGCAGATGGACCTCCTCCTGCTCGACGAGCCCACGAACCACCTCGACATGGAGACGATCGAATGGGTGGAGGAGCTCCTCGTCACGACCGAGGCGGCCGTCATGCTCGCGGCGCACGACCGGTACCTTCTGGACAACGTCGCCACGAAGGTCCTCGAGGTGGACCGGCGCAAGGTGCTCGAGTGGACCGGGAACTACACGGACTACCGGGAGCAGCGCGAGGCGCTTTCGCGCGCATGGGACGCCAAGCGACGTAAGGACCGCTCGGAAGTCGAGCGGCAGCTTGCCATCATCGAGGAGATCAAGCGACGCAACCGCTACGATGCGCAGGCGCAAAGCAAGGCCAGGCGGCTGGAGAAGATCCGCCGCGGCATGAGCCTCGACGACGAGGGCCCAAGCGCGCACAAGGCCTTCCGCCTGGAGTTCAAGGCGGTGAGCAAGCGGTCGATCGACGTCCTGGCCTTCGACGAGGTGGGCAAGTGGTTCCCCGGTCGGACCCTCTTTCGCGGAGCCACCTTCGAGATCCTTCGCGGCGACAAGGTCGCGCTCGTGGGCCCAAACGGCAGCGGCAAGACGACGCTCCTTCGCATGGTCGTCGGCGAGGAGAAGCCCAGCGAGGGAACGATCGTCCTTGCGCCGTCGGCCAAGGTCGCGTACTACGACCAGGAGCACGAGGGACTCGACCCGGACCGCACGCTCCTCGAAGAGGTCAAGACGGCAAAGGACAAGATGGGCGAGGCGGAGGCGCGCGGGCTGCTGGGCCGGTTCGGCTTCAAGGGCGACGACGCTTTCAAGAAGGTCGCTTCGCTCTCGGGCGGCGAGCGCGCCCGCATGGCGCTCCTGAAGTTCATCGTCTCCGAGAACAACCTCCTCGTCCTCGACGAGCCCACGAACCACCTCGACATCGAAAGCCAGGAGATCGTCCAGCAGGCCATCCAAGAGTACCCGGGAACCGTCCTTGTGGTCTCGCACAACCGAAGCTTCCTCGATGCCGTCTGCAACAAGGTGCTCCTCGTCGCGCACCACCGCGTCGGCCTGTTCTCGGGCAACTTCAGCCAGACGCGCACGCTGCAGCGGATGTCGGAGTTCGCGCAGGCCGGCAAGCCCCGCGTGTACAAGGTGCGCAAGGCCTTCAAGGACTGGGAGCGTGGCGCCCGCTACTCGGCGGGCGACGCGATCCGCGTCACGGGCGGCGAGACGCAGTCGTTCCGACGCCTCCTGCGGTGGGCGGAGGAGACGGGGCGGGTGGAAGAGGCGGCCTAG
- a CDS encoding CxxC-x17-CxxC domain-containing protein, translated as MVPKLRIQRMLTGRSRTIARKVGRVLSDTINRGTLWRNAGTPAPKGVGGAHRRNERMGEYRGGGGGFRGGPRGPPREMHDAVCSDCGKQTQVPFRPTEGRPVYCRDCYQNHRPPR; from the coding sequence ATGGTGCCCAAGCTGCGGATACAGCGGATGCTGACGGGCCGCAGCCGCACAATCGCCCGGAAGGTCGGACGAGTTCTGTCGGATACTATAAATAGGGGTACGTTGTGGAGAAATGCGGGCACGCCCGCTCCGAAAGGAGTGGGCGGCGCTCATAGGAGAAACGAACGTATGGGTGAATATCGTGGTGGCGGCGGCGGTTTCCGCGGCGGCCCACGTGGACCCCCCCGTGAGATGCATGACGCGGTCTGCTCAGACTGCGGCAAGCAGACTCAAGTGCCGTTTAGGCCGACCGAGGGGCGCCCCGTGTACTGCCGAGACTGCTACCAGAACCACCGGCCCCCCAGGTAG